The window aaatttttatctatatcttaACCAGTTCATTTATATTTGCTGTTCaatcgtagttttttttcctggttaacaggtaaaatattcaatttttaaatgaagttaaataataacattcttttttatgcaTCCTTCCTTGTCGACGAATCTTTAATTAagtatatcgaaaaatatttattgaaaatatataagacgtctatattatttgattaatttgaAGCAACTTGTATTTTAGATTTTAATGTTATGAAGATCATTAGTCAATCAGTATGAGTAAGACACCTGTTTCAATACTACAAGAAATGATGGTGAAAATGCAAATGATACcaaattatgaattaatacATGATGGTGGAGGCACACACGTGAATACTTTCACTTATCGTGTTACTTGTGAAGGACTTAGTGCAACAGGTACTGGACGTAGTAAAAAAGATGCAAAACATGAGGCTGCAAAAGCTATGCTTGAGAAAATAGCAGCTCATAGAGCTTATCCTCAACTACCAGCTTCCCCAGCACAATCTCCCATAAAAACATGTATACCAACAGTTATACCAGCTTCTCCAAGAATTCCACCAAATGAGCCTTTTGTAAATGCAATAGGTGCTTTACAggtatttctttacttttaatatttgagtcagtattaattataaaaatatataatgcataatcattataaatcttttatattttacagacATTGTGTGCAGAAAATAATTTGCAGGAACCAGAGTATATACCTATCAATGATGAAGGTCCACCACATGCAAGAATTTTTACTTATCAATGTGTACTTTCAACatttaaagaagaaggaattGCTACTACAAAAAAACAAGCAAAACATGAGGCAgctaaaaaaatgttaaatcgtATAAAAGAGCTTGTTTCTGTTAATTATCCAGAATTTTTGGATAATGATGAACAAAGCCaacttaaaataaatgatatgatAAGCAATTCTATTGCTGAAGCACGTTATCCTCAGTTAAATAGGTTTTCATCTAAGAAAGTAAATTTAGGTCTTAAAATTTCTGACtatcatataaaattgaaaaattcttttatgacGATACGCcaagaattattaacaaatttacagTCAATTAGACATGATACAAGTGATTACAATATGGTAAAcactattttatatagattacAAGAAATTTTGACACCATTAGCTATACAAGTGACCATAACATTGTTAAATTCTATAAATCcagatatttttgttgttagtATAGAAACTGATACTTCTCCGTCTATTGTACAATGTAGTTCAGGGACAACTAAAAAAGAAGCTGAATATAAAGCAGTTCTTAATTTAATAGATTCGATTATATTACTCTTAAAATAACAtgttttgtatgtatatatgctttATATACTAGTAGAACATAACAAactgaaatttatatattttctacttGCTAAAAGATgtttaaaaatcgaaaaaaacaaagtagtTAACTCAgagatattatagttattatagagTTA is drawn from Vespa crabro chromosome 10, iyVesCrab1.2, whole genome shotgun sequence and contains these coding sequences:
- the LOC124427747 gene encoding RISC-loading complex subunit TARBP2-like, which translates into the protein MSKTPVSILQEMMVKMQMIPNYELIHDGGGTHVNTFTYRVTCEGLSATGTGRSKKDAKHEAAKAMLEKIAAHRAYPQLPASPAQSPIKTCIPTVIPASPRIPPNEPFVNAIGALQTLCAENNLQEPEYIPINDEGPPHARIFTYQCVLSTFKEEGIATTKKQAKHEAAKKMLNRIKELVSVNYPEFLDNDEQSQLKINDMISNSIAEARYPQLNRFSSKKVNLGLKISDYHIKLKNSFMTIRQELLTNLQSIRHDTSDYNMVNTILYRLQEILTPLAIQVTITLLNSINPDIFVVSIETDTSPSIVQCSSGTTKKEAEYKAVLNLIDSIILLLK